GCGGAATCGAGCATTCTGGGGCTCTCGCCGCTGCCAGACGAGATCATCGCCAAATCCGCCGAGCGGCTAACGCCGCAGTCCGAGCGACCGACGCCTGAGGCCGAGCCGGAACCGCTCGTTCCGCCGGCGGCGTTTTCAGGAGATCTGTTCGACGCCGACGAACCCGTGCCGTTAATGCCGGCGCTGGATGACGACGGCGACCAATTGACCGCGGACGAAACGGACGGCGAATCCGAAGCCAAACCGTCGCGTCGCGCCGCCGGCAGCATGCTCCGCAGCGGGTCGGGCCGGAAGCCGAAGGCCAAGAAGTCGACTCCGAAGAAAACGAAAACCAAAGCCAAGGACGGTTCCGCCAGCCAATGGGATTCGCCGCTGCTGCTCATCGGCGGCGGGGCGCTCGCCGTCATGGCGGTCGGCAGCATCGTGCTGTGGTGGTTGCTCTTCCGCGAAACCGCCGACAAGGCGCTCGTCGAGGCGGAAGACGCCTTCAAGCAAGGCAACTATGCGGCAGCGACCGTCCTCTACCAAGATTTCGTCACCAAGTACGCCCATCACAAAGACGTCAGCGAGGCCAAAGTTCGCGTCAACCTGTCGCAACTCTGGCAGAAGGCGGAAGCGGGAGACTTTTCCGGCGCCGCCGAAGCCGCTCCCGGGTTGATTACCGCGATCGAGAACGAGCCGGCGTTCATCTCAAACGAGGAGCAGACGAACAGCGTGACGCAAGCGAAGCAAGATTTGTCTTCGCTGCTCCCCCGCATCGCGCAGGGGCTCGCTGGCCAAGCAGATCGCGGGGGCGACGATGCGATGGTCGCCGAGCGCTTAAAGCAAGCCGAAAACGTCTTGGCGATGGCTTCCAACACGAAGTACATCCCCGAGGAGTTGCGAAAGCTGAGCGAAATCGCGGCGATTCAAGAGACGCTCGCGCTCGCGAAATCCCGCCTGCAGCGCAAAGTCGATCTCGCCGAAGCGCTCAAGCAGATGGAAGCCGTGACCGCGGAAGGCAAACCTGCCGAGGCCCTCAAGATTCGCGATACGCTGCTACTGACGCACGCATCGCTCGACGGCGACCCGGCCCTCGTCGAAATGGTCGCCAAAGTGGGCGTCGCCGAGCAGGCCGCCATTAAGTTCGTCGAACAGCGCCAAGCAGCCATCGTCACGCCCGCGAAGAGCGACGTCATCGCGGAGGTCGCGTTGGCGGATCGCCGCGGCCCTGCCGCCGAAGGCGCCGCGACGCCATTCGTCGTCCGCATCGACGGGGGCCTGTACGGGATGAGCTCGCGCGACGGCTCGCTGCTGTGGCGGCGGTTTGTCGGATTCGGTAGCACGTCGCAACCGGTCGTGCTTCCCTCCGGTCTCGTCGCCGCCGCCGATGCGCAACGAAATGAACTCGTGGCCGTCCAGGCGACGACGGGCAAACTCGCTTGGCGCTTGCCCCTTGAAGGAAAGTTGGCCACGCCGGTGACGTTAGGAGAGCGTCTGCTTGTCTCCAGCGAAGCTGGCCGCGTTTATGTGATCGACCAAGCTAGTGGCGAGATGCTCGGCTTCGTTCAGTTCCCCCAGCCGATTCGCCAGCCTCCCGCCGTCAACGAACGTGGCGATCGCATCTATGTGCTCGGCGAACACTCCAATCTCTACACGCTGTCCGCCGACAAGTTTGCGTGCGTCGGCGTCTATTATCTGGGGCACGCCGCCGGTGGAGCAGCGACGCCGCCCATCGCCATTCTCAACAAAGTCGTCGTCGCCGACAATTCAGGCGCCGAAACCTGCCAGGTGCGGGTCATCGCGCTCAACGATCAGGGAGCGGCGAACGCCGACGCCGCCAAGTATCGCCTATCGGGTTTGGTGACGACGCCGCTGCAATCGGCCGGCCGCCGTTTTGCCACGGTCACCACGCAAGGGCAAGCGGTCGTGTTCGAGGTCTCCGCTGCGAACGACAAATCGTCGCTTACCGCACTCGCCTCCCGCGAAGCTCAGGACCGCGAGCAGTTAGCGCGATTCAGCGTGCTGCATGACGGGCACCTCTGGCTGGCCGCACGCGAGCTGACAAAACTCGCCATCCTTCCGACGGGAAATCAGCTACCGGTTCGCAGCATCGCGCGCGACTACCGCGGCGACGTCTTCGACTACCCGCTGCAAACGCTTGGCAATCTCATCGTTCACGTCCGCCGCCCCTCGCGGCAAGCGGGGGCGATCGTGGCGGCGATGGACGTCGCCGCCAACAAAACCCTGTGGGAAACAGCCATCGCCGTTCCCGCCGCGGGCGCCCCCGTGATCGATGCGAGCACGCAGCAGGTCGTGGCAGGATCGTCCTCCGGCGCCGTGTACGTTCTCGATCAAGAAGCACTCGTTAGTCGCGTGCAGAACGAGGCGCTCCATCTCGAAACGACGACGCTGCGTCCGCCTGTGTTCAACGACGCGCTCGATTTGGGAAGCGGAAGACTCGCGCTCGCCGGCGACGGAGCCGACCAAATTATCCATTTCAAGCTGCAGGATCCCCGCCAGCAACTCCGTTCGGCAACGCTGCCCGGACCGCTGAGCGGCAAACTCGCTGCTTGGGGCGACAGCTTCGCCGCACCCAGCGAAGTTGGGCAGATCTGTCTTTACAACGCCGACGACTCCGCGCCGTTGGGGGCGCCGTTTCAAGCCGAGTTGACGCCTGGGCAAAAATTCCGCTGGCTTGCCCCGGCCGCTATCGGCGATTCGTCTTCAAGTGAATTGATCGTCAGCGACGGCGTTTCGAAAGTTTACTTGCTGCGGCGCGTCGCCGAACCGGAGAACCACCTGGAAGCGGCCGCCAGCGTCGACGTCGGCCCGTCGCCGTTGAACTCCCCGTTCGCCGCCGTCGGCTCGACCGCCTTCGTTGGTAACGAAGCCGGGCGACTCGCGCGCTTCACCGTTCCAGATCTCGCGCCTGGCGAGGCAACCGACCTCGGGGGCCGGGTGACTTGGGGGCCGTTCGCCGTCGCCAAGGGCGTCGTGGTCGCGACGGACGCGAACGAGTTGTTGCTCGTGAGCGTCGACGGCGCCGTCGTTTGGCGCCAGAAGCTCGCGCACGGCGCGCTGACCGGAAAGCCGCTGATCGATAACGGCCAAGCCTATCTGCTGTATGGCGGAGGCGGCGTCTCGAAAATTTCACTCGCCGACGGCGCGGAAGCCAGCTACGTCGACGTTGGCCAAACGCTCACCGCCGGCCCCGTGCCGTACGGAAAGCGCTTGCTCGTCACCGCTGCGGACGGCACGCTGCTGGTCGTCGAAATACAGCCGTAACTTTCACCCCGTAGAATTCGCTTTTGTCTCCGACAGCCGCTATGCCACGCCTGCTCGCTCGCATTGATTCCGTTGCTCGCGTTCTCGCAACGCGATTGACGCTCGCATGCGCGCTGCTGGTCGCCGGCCGCATCGGTTACGGCCAGGAAGCGGCCGGCGAGACGCCTGCGGCTGCGGAAAAGCCGGCGCCCGCAATAGCCGCTGCCGAAGAGTCGGTCGAAATCCCCGTGCCGCTCATCGAGCGACCGCCGTTCGACAAGATCACGCTCGACGCCGCGAATCAGGGTCTCGAGATCGAAACGGTCCTGCTCGAACTCCCCGATCGAAAAGTCCCGTCGCCGTTCCCGACGAGCGGTTCGCTCGAGCTCCGCCGCCTCAGCCACCCGTCGATTCCCTACACGGTGCAGTGGTCCTCCATTGCCAAGGTCGAACTCTTCGAAGAGATGCTGTTGGCTGAGGCCGACCGCCTCACCGCCGCGGGCAAGTTCGGCGAAGCGTTCAACTACCTAGCGTTCTTAGCGGCAAACTACCCGCAACTGCCTGGGCTCGAGCAGGCCCTCCAGGCGCACCTGTGGCGGGAAGCGTCGACGGCCTACGCCGAGAAACGGTACGAAGACGCCTGGCCTGCGCTCGTGGCGCTCTACGAGCGGAATGCGGAGTATCCGCGCTTGGTCAACGCCGTCCAAGCCGTGAGCGACGACCTCGTCAATCAGAAACTGCAAAATCACAACTACGCCGCTGCACGACTGCTGGTCGATGCGCTCGGCGCCAGCTTCCCGCAGCTGCAATTGGCGAACATCGCCCGTTGGCAAGCAAAGTTTGTCAGCGACGCGAACGCCCAGTTGACGCGGGCTCGTAGCGCGTTCGATCGGAAAGACTACTCGGAAGCGCGAGACGCCGTTAACTTCGCGCGGTCGATCATGCCCGAGATCCCCGGCGGCGCCGAATTGTGGAAGCAAATCCAAGAAACGGCCCCCGAAATTCGCGTCGGCGTGACGCAAGCGGCGACGGGCGGCGTGATGTCGCAAACCCCCGCCTGGGCTGTCGCGAGAGTCAGCGGCATGGTCAATCCGCGGCTCGTCGAGATGGTTGACTTCGGAGCCGAAGGCGGCGTGTACGCATCGCCTTGGGCAGAAGTGAAAGCAAGCGACGACGGTCTGCGCACCGCGATCACGCTCACTCCGGCAGCCCTCGATCACGGCCTTACCCCAGGCCAACTCGCCCTCCGCATGGCCGAAATGGCCGAAGCGGGCAACTCGCGCCAGCAATCAGATTTTGCCGCGCTAGTCGATCGCATAAATCTCGTGAACGGACGGGACGTGGAATTGGCGTGGCGCCGCCCGCATGTCCGGCCAGAGTCGTTCTTGCAACTCCCGTTGCGCTGGCTGGGCTCCGCCGCCGAGACGCCCGGACTCTGGTTCGAGCCGCTGCCGGCGAAGCGCAATGGAATCGAGTGGCCCTATCAGCGAACCGGCACGCCTGCCAACGCTGCTGGTCAGCCGCGGCTGGTGGTGGAAACCGTGTTTGAAGACGACCAGGCCGCGCTCGACGCCCTGTTCCGCGGCGACGTCGACGCGATCGATCGGGTACCGCCGTGGCAGCTGAATCAGGTGCGGAACTCGCGAGACGTTGTCGTCGTCCCCTACCGCTTGCCGACGGTGCATGTCCTGATTCCGAATCCGGCCAATCCTCTGCTGGAACTGCGCGAGTTCCGCCGGGCGTTGAACTACGGTATCGATGCGAACGGCATTGTTCGCGACATCATCCTTGGCGGCGAACAGCAGCCCGGTTTCCGCACCTTGAGCGGACCATTCCCAGCCGGCGTCGCGCTGAACGATCCGGGAGGGTACGCCTACAACCAAGAGCTGCTACCGCGACCGTACGAGCCGCGGCTCGCTGCTCTGCTGGCAGCCGTGGCCCGGACGACGCTCACCAAACGTGCTGCCGACAAAAAGAAGGCCGAAGAGGCGGCGAAGGCCAAGGTCGCGGCGGCTGAAGGAAAGAAGCCCGACGCCGCGAAAGAACCCTCGCCCCCTGCAACGTCGCCCGAAGCCGCCGCAGCGCCCGCTGAGGAAAAGCCAGCGCCGCCGACGCCGCTCGTGCTTGCTCACGGAACCGATCCCGTCGCCAAACTGGCGTGCCAATCGATCAAGATGCAACTCGACTTGATCGGGATCCCCGTCACGCTGAAAACCTTTGCCGGCGCCGCGCCGCCGCAAGATCTACAGTACGATCTGCTTTACGTCGAGCTGGCCGTATGGGAACCGGTGTACGACGCGCGTCGCTTGCTGAGCTCCAACGGCGTTGCCGGTCGCGCCACCGCCATGATGTCGGCCGCGCTCGATCAACTCGACCACGCCGAAAACTGGAGCCAGGCCCGCGACCAGCTGCGCGAGATTCATCGCATCTCGCACTACGACTTGCCGCTGATCCCGTTGTGGCAGACGGTCAATTTCTTCGCCCATCGCAAAGCGCTCACGCAGGTCGGCGACGCGCCGGTCACGCTTTATCAAAACCTTCCGCAGTGGCGGAAGGCGTTCGAGTAGGATCCGCCGTGCAGTTGCAAGCAAGACAGACGCGAACTCGCTCCACGCCGCTGGCCAAGCCGGTGCGGGGACTACTGTGCGCGATCTTGGCGACGCTCGGCAGCATGGCGGGCTCCGCAAATGCTGCGGACCAACAGCCGTGGGAGTACACCCCCTACGCCGTGACCGCCGTGATTGCTTGCGACGATGCCGCGCGTCCGCAGCCCGGTCTCGAAGCGCAACTCGTTCAAGCCGTTCGCGATCGCGTCGAAGCCACCCTCCGCCCTCTCTGGAAGTTTACGGCGAACTCCGCCGCGACGCCGGCGGAGCGGCGGCAATGCTTCGCGCTCAACGAAGTCCCCTGGGCGGAACTAACGCCCGAGCAACTGGCAGTCGACAAACTCTTATGGCTTGGCGTTAAGACGACGCCCGCGGGGTACGAACTCTCCTGCCGGGAATTCGATCTTTTCTTGCGCCGCTGGAGTTCCGTGCGGACGCGCTTCATCCAACAGCAATCGTTCCTCGACGAAGCTTGCTTCGCGCTGCTGCGCGAAACGTTCTCGCCCCTCGCCATGATCGAGCCGATCGAGGGCAACCAGGAGCAAGTGCAACTACGCTTCAAAGGCAGCAAGTTGCCGCGCCCTTCCGGCGAAGAGGCGTTCGTCGCGCACGGCGATGCGTATTTGCCGCTGCTCCGGCGGACCGACCGCGCCGGGAAGCTGATGGAAAACGGCATCGCACCAGTCGCGTGGACTTATCTCGCCATCGACGATCTTGCCGCCCCCACCGCAAAAATCTTTAGCGGCTCGCGCCTCCCGTTCGGCAGCGCCAAGCGCGGCATGGTGCAGCAGGTCGCCATCGGCGTGCGAAACACGCCCGGACCGACTCCGGTTCGGTTCCATTCGCGTACGGACAAAACGCAAGGCCTCGCCGGTTATGAAGTGTTCCTGGCCGGCCCGAACGACGAAAACACGCCAATCGGCGTCACCGATCGCGACGGCGTCGCCGTCGTCCCGCCCGGCGCGGAAAACATTTCGATGGTGCTGCTGCGCAGCGACGGCCAGGTGCTTGCGAAAGTGCCGGTCGTCAGCGGCGGCGCTAAGCAAGAAACGCCGATTGCCGACAACGTCGCGCGGCTGCAGGCTCAAGCTGAATCGCAAGTAGTGCGTGAGGAATTGATCGACCTCGTCGCGCGGCGCGCCATCATGATGGGCCGAGTCAAATCGCTGCTCAAGAATGGCCGCGTCGACGACGCGAAGGAATTGATGTCGCAGCTCGACGCGCTGCCGTCGCCCTCGGTCTTTAGTCGCACGATCGACAACGCCTCGCGTCGCATTCCAAAATCGACCGACCCTTCGGTGCAGCGACGCATCGACTCGATGTTCAGCGCGACGCGCGACATGCTGTCGAAGTTCCTCAGTACGCGCGCCATCACCGACTTGCAAAACGAAGTGAATGCGGCCGCCACGGCTCCCGCTGCGGAAGAGCCGTCCGACGCGCCAGCCGCCGAACCGCCGACGAGCTAACGGAGAACTCCTCTTACATCCGTGTAGCTCCGGGCTTTGGAGCTCATTCAAGTGCAGGCTGGGGCCATTTTTTGAAAGTTCTGGCTCCCTCCCCCTTGAGGGGAGGGCTGGGGAGGGGGTGGAACCCTGGTACCCGCTGCCGTCACCCCTCCCTAACCCTCCCCCTCAAGGGGAGGGGACCTCAGGGGTTGATTTGCTCCGCGCTTCCGGCGACTTGCTGTTGAATAAGCTTCTCCGCTCCGCGCGACAATGCCTACCGGTATGGAGCCCCACCCCCGGGCAGAGCCCGGGGCTAAGTGAAGATCGTCAGCCCCGCCGCGACGATCGCCACCAAAATCGCCGTCCCGAGCAGCATAAACAAGCCGAAGCTTATCCCGGCTTGCTCCCACAGTTTCGCGGCAGCCGCTTCGTTGGCCTTCGGCCTGATGAAGTAGCTCATCGAATCGCTCATCGACACCGGCAATCCTGCCAGCGGCATCGCTGGCGCCGAACGGCTCGGCGTCTGCTCGCCGGTATCGATTTCTCCCGCCTCCACGGCGACGGTATCCGCCAGGTTGCCGGCGATGAACGACTTCTCGCCAGGGTCGGCCGCGTACTGGCCGATCTGCCGCCAACTATTCTCATCGGCGGTCGAAGTCCAGCGCCGCAACCGGTCGACCACTTCGGCAACCGAGCCGATCCGCTCCTCAGGCCGCTTGTGCATCATCTGCGCGATGAGGTCGGCGAGTTGCGGATCGAGGTTCGGCGTGAATCGCAGCGGCGTGATCGGCGCTTCGTCGAGATGCCGCCGCAGCTTGTCGCGCGTCGCGCCGCCAGGGTAGGGGACCTTGCCGGTCACTGCGTAGTAAAGCGTGCAACCCAGCGAGTAGATGTCGCACGACCGCCGCACGTCGCCTGGATTGGTGATCGCTTCCGGAGCGATAAAGTCGGGCGTCCCCACGATATGCCGCGGACCGCCGTCGGCCGCCGGCGCCGCGTCGGACGAGAACGACGCCAGTCCCAGGTCGGTCAGCTTCGTCAGGCCCTCCGGCGTCACCAGCAGATTGCCTGGCTTCACGTCGCGGTGGACCAGCCCCTGTTCGTGAGCATGGGCAAGCGCTTCGGCCGCTTGCGAAATCGCCAGCGTTGCCTGCTTCTCGGAGAGCGCTCCATGCCGCCGCACGAGCCGCCGCAGATCGCTCCCCGGAATAAACTCAGAAACGAGGAAGTACGTTTCGCCTTCTTTATCCGCGTAAGAAAGTCGCACCAAGTTCGGATGGTCGAGCTGAGCCTGCGCACGAATCTCGCGGCAAAAGGCGTCGATCGACCGCGGATCCATCTGGCTCTTCGGCAGCACCTTGATCGCTTCGATCCGGCCCAGCAGAAAATGCTCGCCCTTGAAGACGTATCCCATGCCGCCGTGGCCGATCGCGTCGAGAATCCGGTATGGCCCGAGCGTGAACTTCGTTCGCCCGTGTCGCAGCTGCTCCGCCTGCCACGGGTTGAGATAGCCGAGTTTGATCAACTGCTCGCTGAGGACGTCGTCAGACAGGTTCTTGAGCGACTGAATCCCCGATCGCAGCGGATCGACCATCTCGTGCCAGGCGCGGTCGATCTGCTCCTGCGTCAGCAATCCGCTGGCAAGGCCGGCCTGCTCGAGAATGGAATGATGCGAATGGGGCAAAACAGGTCCGGGCCGGGGAAGGCGGGCATACGCGACGCCCGCTTTTGCGCACAACTAGACGCCGCCATAGTATAGCCTCTGCAAATACGCGGCCAGACAGGCCTGAAAATGGGGCGTTAGCAAGCGTTCTGCGAGGCGTGCTTAACGCAATTCGCCCGCCGCAGTGGCCTGATGGCCCGGTACGTCGCCCATCAGCCGGCGGTAGCGCGACGATTGCAGCACCGACAGCAACGCCCGAAAGCGGCGATCTTCCAGCAACTCCTCGGCGACGCACAAGTCGTATGCCTCGGTTCGCACCGGCAGGAACTCAAGCCGCGATTCGCACGCGACGACGCGCGGCGTCACGCCCGCATCGGCCCACCCCGACCGCACCGCTTCAGCGACGCCGCGATGATCGCTGGCGATGCGACGAATCGATTGCTTTCCTTCGAGTAAATCGTCGAGACACTGCCGGGCGCCCGAACCGACTTCGCGGCCAACCCAACGGACCTTCGAGTTGACGAGCGCCGCCACATTCGGCCGCCGCCGTTCCGCGGTCGTCACGAGCCCCGCTTCCCACGTCGCCAAATGCACGAGCCGGTAGCCCGCACCGAGAACCGTCTCGACCGCCTGCTGATTGCCGCCGCTTGCATCGCTTCCCAGATGGACGCCGGCCAAATGAACCCGCCCCGCCTTGAGCAGTTCGAGGGCGTGCCGGCTGCTGCGAAAGTAACTCAGCAACCGCACGCCCGTCCGCAGGGCGAGTTCGTGGGCAAGGATCGAAACGGTCGGATCGCAGCAAGCGATGACAAGCGTCGGCGGCGCGGCCCGCAGTTCGTCGAGTTCCTCGGCTCCCTCGACGCCATCGTGCGGGAATGCAAACGGGATCGCCGCCTCGCTCGGGTAGCGAAACGTGCGGCCGCCAACCGCCGCCAGCCAATATCGCCCCGCCGGTTCGCCCCCATGCCACGCCCACTCGAGTGCGGCAGGCGCCGCGTCTTCGAGCTGAAACAGGTCCTCAACACGACAATTCAGCGCCGCCGCCAACCGCAATGCGGCGACCGTGGAGGGTACCAGCCGGCCCGCCTCGATGGCGCTAATGTTCGTCCGTGGCAGCCCAGCGGCGTCGGCCAATTGCTGCTGCGACCACCCGCGGGCGGCCCGGAACTGCTGCAATCGGCGGATGAGCGACGGGCTGTTTGACATGATTCTGTCCCCATGATAGACACTATCCTGCCAATTCCAATCGGGAACCCCGCGGCAACGTGTTGCGTGCTGCCGCTCCCCATTCTGAGATATTACTTCCATGAAAAGCTTTCGCCTGTCATTTCGGCTCCTCCCAGCGGTTTTTGCTCTCCTCGGAGCAACTGCCCAACTCGGCGCCGCCGCCCAGGTGACGCTCGCACCGAGCAAGGACAACTCCCTCATTCAGGTCACTTCCGCCAGCGCGGCCCAACTCAGCAACGGTCTCGGCGATATTTTCGTCGGCCGCACCAACCAAGACGGCCAAGGCCCCGCCACGATCAGCATGCGCCGCGGGCTGATGGCGTTCGACATCGCGGGCTCAGGCATTCCCGCCGGGGCGACGATCACTTCCGTCACGCTCACGATGCGCGACGTGATGGGCCTCAACGGCGACCGCAACGTCACGCTCCATCGCACCTCGGCCGATTGGGGCGAAGGAACCTCGTTCTTCAGCGGCGGCCAGGGTGGCCCCGCGACCACCGGCGACTCCACCTGGTTCTACCGCTTTTACGACGCAACGACGCCCGCGGCGAGCACCCCCTGGGCCACCCCCGGCGGCGACTACGCACCGACCGCCAGCGGCGGATCGATCGTTTCTGACGATCTTGGCGCTGGCCAGGTTTTCACCTGGTCGAGCGCGGCGAATCCGGCAATGATCGCCGATATTCAGTTCTGGCTCGCGAACCCC
This sequence is a window from Lacipirellula parvula. Protein-coding genes within it:
- a CDS encoding PEP-CTERM sorting domain-containing protein, which codes for MKSFRLSFRLLPAVFALLGATAQLGAAAQVTLAPSKDNSLIQVTSASAAQLSNGLGDIFVGRTNQDGQGPATISMRRGLMAFDIAGSGIPAGATITSVTLTMRDVMGLNGDRNVTLHRTSADWGEGTSFFSGGQGGPATTGDSTWFYRFYDATTPAASTPWATPGGDYAPTASGGSIVSDDLGAGQVFTWSSAANPAMIADIQFWLANPASNFGWTIIGDESAGQTAKRLNSSESTTAPNMPPSLVIEYTAVPEPSTLVLLAFASLGICGRRFRISA
- a CDS encoding PQQ-binding-like beta-propeller repeat protein; the encoded protein is MISTEDFITLLEQRALVAASVTRQLRAKSEQGDSRITPKSILKYLVKKELVTRDQAKELLETTLTVSDKAESSILGLSPLPDEIIAKSAERLTPQSERPTPEAEPEPLVPPAAFSGDLFDADEPVPLMPALDDDGDQLTADETDGESEAKPSRRAAGSMLRSGSGRKPKAKKSTPKKTKTKAKDGSASQWDSPLLLIGGGALAVMAVGSIVLWWLLFRETADKALVEAEDAFKQGNYAAATVLYQDFVTKYAHHKDVSEAKVRVNLSQLWQKAEAGDFSGAAEAAPGLITAIENEPAFISNEEQTNSVTQAKQDLSSLLPRIAQGLAGQADRGGDDAMVAERLKQAENVLAMASNTKYIPEELRKLSEIAAIQETLALAKSRLQRKVDLAEALKQMEAVTAEGKPAEALKIRDTLLLTHASLDGDPALVEMVAKVGVAEQAAIKFVEQRQAAIVTPAKSDVIAEVALADRRGPAAEGAATPFVVRIDGGLYGMSSRDGSLLWRRFVGFGSTSQPVVLPSGLVAAADAQRNELVAVQATTGKLAWRLPLEGKLATPVTLGERLLVSSEAGRVYVIDQASGEMLGFVQFPQPIRQPPAVNERGDRIYVLGEHSNLYTLSADKFACVGVYYLGHAAGGAATPPIAILNKVVVADNSGAETCQVRVIALNDQGAANADAAKYRLSGLVTTPLQSAGRRFATVTTQGQAVVFEVSAANDKSSLTALASREAQDREQLARFSVLHDGHLWLAARELTKLAILPTGNQLPVRSIARDYRGDVFDYPLQTLGNLIVHVRRPSRQAGAIVAAMDVAANKTLWETAIAVPAAGAPVIDASTQQVVAGSSSGAVYVLDQEALVSRVQNEALHLETTTLRPPVFNDALDLGSGRLALAGDGADQIIHFKLQDPRQQLRSATLPGPLSGKLAAWGDSFAAPSEVGQICLYNADDSAPLGAPFQAELTPGQKFRWLAPAAIGDSSSSELIVSDGVSKVYLLRRVAEPENHLEAAASVDVGPSPLNSPFAAVGSTAFVGNEAGRLARFTVPDLAPGEATDLGGRVTWGPFAVAKGVVVATDANELLLVSVDGAVVWRQKLAHGALTGKPLIDNGQAYLLYGGGGVSKISLADGAEASYVDVGQTLTAGPVPYGKRLLVTAADGTLLVVEIQP
- a CDS encoding serine/threonine-protein kinase, with protein sequence MPHSHHSILEQAGLASGLLTQEQIDRAWHEMVDPLRSGIQSLKNLSDDVLSEQLIKLGYLNPWQAEQLRHGRTKFTLGPYRILDAIGHGGMGYVFKGEHFLLGRIEAIKVLPKSQMDPRSIDAFCREIRAQAQLDHPNLVRLSYADKEGETYFLVSEFIPGSDLRRLVRRHGALSEKQATLAISQAAEALAHAHEQGLVHRDVKPGNLLVTPEGLTKLTDLGLASFSSDAAPAADGGPRHIVGTPDFIAPEAITNPGDVRRSCDIYSLGCTLYYAVTGKVPYPGGATRDKLRRHLDEAPITPLRFTPNLDPQLADLIAQMMHKRPEERIGSVAEVVDRLRRWTSTADENSWRQIGQYAADPGEKSFIAGNLADTVAVEAGEIDTGEQTPSRSAPAMPLAGLPVSMSDSMSYFIRPKANEAAAAKLWEQAGISFGLFMLLGTAILVAIVAAGLTIFT
- a CDS encoding substrate-binding domain-containing protein; this encodes MSNSPSLIRRLQQFRAARGWSQQQLADAAGLPRTNISAIEAGRLVPSTVAALRLAAALNCRVEDLFQLEDAAPAALEWAWHGGEPAGRYWLAAVGGRTFRYPSEAAIPFAFPHDGVEGAEELDELRAAPPTLVIACCDPTVSILAHELALRTGVRLLSYFRSSRHALELLKAGRVHLAGVHLGSDASGGNQQAVETVLGAGYRLVHLATWEAGLVTTAERRRPNVAALVNSKVRWVGREVGSGARQCLDDLLEGKQSIRRIASDHRGVAEAVRSGWADAGVTPRVVACESRLEFLPVRTEAYDLCVAEELLEDRRFRALLSVLQSSRYRRLMGDVPGHQATAAGELR
- a CDS encoding ABC transporter substrate-binding protein; amino-acid sequence: MPRLLARIDSVARVLATRLTLACALLVAGRIGYGQEAAGETPAAAEKPAPAIAAAEESVEIPVPLIERPPFDKITLDAANQGLEIETVLLELPDRKVPSPFPTSGSLELRRLSHPSIPYTVQWSSIAKVELFEEMLLAEADRLTAAGKFGEAFNYLAFLAANYPQLPGLEQALQAHLWREASTAYAEKRYEDAWPALVALYERNAEYPRLVNAVQAVSDDLVNQKLQNHNYAAARLLVDALGASFPQLQLANIARWQAKFVSDANAQLTRARSAFDRKDYSEARDAVNFARSIMPEIPGGAELWKQIQETAPEIRVGVTQAATGGVMSQTPAWAVARVSGMVNPRLVEMVDFGAEGGVYASPWAEVKASDDGLRTAITLTPAALDHGLTPGQLALRMAEMAEAGNSRQQSDFAALVDRINLVNGRDVELAWRRPHVRPESFLQLPLRWLGSAAETPGLWFEPLPAKRNGIEWPYQRTGTPANAAGQPRLVVETVFEDDQAALDALFRGDVDAIDRVPPWQLNQVRNSRDVVVVPYRLPTVHVLIPNPANPLLELREFRRALNYGIDANGIVRDIILGGEQQPGFRTLSGPFPAGVALNDPGGYAYNQELLPRPYEPRLAALLAAVARTTLTKRAADKKKAEEAAKAKVAAAEGKKPDAAKEPSPPATSPEAAAAPAEEKPAPPTPLVLAHGTDPVAKLACQSIKMQLDLIGIPVTLKTFAGAAPPQDLQYDLLYVELAVWEPVYDARRLLSSNGVAGRATAMMSAALDQLDHAENWSQARDQLREIHRISHYDLPLIPLWQTVNFFAHRKALTQVGDAPVTLYQNLPQWRKAFE